The Christensenella timonensis DNA segment CATCAGGCGTTCCATTTCCGTGATGGGGATGAGGCTTCTCCTGTAAATGTCGGTATAGCCGGCATTCTTCGCGGCCTCTGATACAGCCTGCTCATCTGTGTACTTTCTCTTTGAGCGTCCCTCGACAAGTTTGTAGGTTTTCCACTTCTTCCCATGTTCGGCAGCTTCATCTGTGGCATACTGCATCAGATCTTCAGCCCATTTCATCAGTGGATCGAGATCGGGAAGGATCTCATCAATCTCTTCATCCGAGAGGAGGGGTGGCTTCTGGAATTCGTACTTTGCGAGAGCGAGCTGCTTTTCGGCTCTTGCACGGCACTTGACTGCTGCTTTGCAAAAGCGGCACCAGTCGCCGGAGCAGTAATCGCCGAGTCCTTCATTGGCCAGAGCAACTTTAGGTTTTAAGACTTCATCTGCCCATTCCCTGAGGTGTGATACCGTGGTGTTCCAGGTCGAAATATTGTCTCGTCTCGGCTGGAAGATGGTCAGCGATACTTCCTCGAAGTTATACAGATCTCCGAAGAGATCCAGTGCGCCGAGTGCATAGAGCATCATCTGCGGGTTTTCTTCTGACTCCACGAGCACTCCCTGACCGTACTTCAGATCAATGACATGCATCTTGTTATCGGAAACAATGATGCAGTCGCTGGTCCCAAAGCCATGCGGAATGTAAGCTGAAAGGTCAAGTTCGATCTCCGTGTAAGCCTGAGCATCACTGCAGGTCTGTCTTTCCTTGCCAAGCTGCTCCATGACAAAGTCGCGG contains these protein-coding regions:
- a CDS encoding DUF2800 domain-containing protein, encoding MPVNHAMLSPSSAHRWLHCTPSALLEKSFSDTSSPASAEGTAAHALADHKVKRALKRRSKRPVSDYNTDEMEECTDDYRDFVMEQLGKERQTCSDAQAYTEIELDLSAYIPHGFGTSDCIIVSDNKMHVIDLKYGQGVLVESEENPQMMLYALGALDLFGDLYNFEEVSLTIFQPRRDNISTWNTTVSHLREWADEVLKPKVALANEGLGDYCSGDWCRFCKAAVKCRARAEKQLALAKYEFQKPPLLSDEEIDEILPDLDPLMKWAEDLMQYATDEAAEHGKKWKTYKLVEGRSKRKYTDEQAVSEAAKNAGYTDIYRRSLIPITEMERLMGKKTFHEVLGGLVMKPPGKPTLVPRSDGRPEIMANDVHNEFKEEI